One Periophthalmus magnuspinnatus isolate fPerMag1 chromosome 4, fPerMag1.2.pri, whole genome shotgun sequence genomic window, AATACCTCACACTTTCGCACACTTTATCCAGACAATCTCCTTGTCTAATTGCATTATTGCACTGTGGAGGTCCATGGTCAAGAGGGCTCAATAAAGATATGAAGCCTGGGAACGAGTGGGAGCGGTGGGatgagaaaagaggaagaggcagaTAAAAGCACAAGTATGAATGGAGGGGGGCCATATAAAGAGATAAACTACAATAGAGGATAAGATCAAGGAATGCATGGGACTTCAAAGTTTAACGCAAAAAGTTTAACGCACTGCTCTTTCTGTTGTATCACATATGTATAAGAAAGTCTTCCACCTGTTTGTTTTCCTTTCTGGACAATTGTTATGTTTTGCTTTTCATCATGTGATCAAAAAGCTTTACAACAGAGGCTCTTGTTGAGTGTGAGTCAGGCCATTTCCCACAGATGTCAGCGATAGAGGAGTTGACACACAGCAGCAGGTTACACTCGAGGGACCTGCGGCAGCCAGGTGCGGCCGATAAGACCAGTCCCGGTTAGGAGGGAGGGACCTCACCACAACACTGCAGAGCTCGTGCAACATGAGCGTGAGAAAGTCACTGAAGCGGAGATAGTTTCAGAATCCTCACACTGTCTGCTTCACGTCAATACATTTGTTTGGAGGCTCTGTCAATGCCATTATGTTCAGGGTAAGCTCTCGGGTATGCACTCTGATACAGCTGTGTGATGTGTCAGGCCTTGGGAAATATTCTGTATTCAATATTCactcagaggagcaggtcagtTAGACCTACGAGTTGTCGTGTTATTATCCAACtaccacaaaaatgaaaatttgtATAGCCTAGGTCTATATGGTAGACTTTTACTACTACAGGTTACAAGTGCAAATTGAGATTATAATGTGGTGTTGTACCTGTACCTGTATTACTGATACAATATCATTCTGAATTATTCTTCAATCAGTAAAAAGTGTAGCCTATGACAATGGTGGCTGATATCTTATCATTTTCAATTAGACTGTTTAACAAAAATCACTCAAGTCTATTGGAAAAAATGTTCCACATCCCTGGGAGTTCGGATGCGGAGCTCCAGCGTCTATCTAACTGTTGATCCTGCGGCCAGCCACTAGCGACGCCCCACAGATGCAGGCAGCAAGCCGGCGAGAGGAGCGCCTTCCTCTGGTCGCCTGTGCGCCACGTGTCGCGGTTTCTGCAGCAGCTGGAGGTGTGTGAGACGCGCGTCCCGTTCTCAGAAGAAACCTTATCGACTGTTACTGTTTTGATTACATGGGCTCTTAAACAGGATATATAACCCAATAATTTCTATTAAAAGGGATTGTTCAGATTGCGAATGGGACTTCAGAGGTGAAAAGAGCGCGAACTGCAATATTCTATATGAACATAAGATTCAATACATGGGCAATAAACATAGCTGTTAGACGCACTAGGTGagctgtggtgtgtgtgtgggtgcgtACGTGCAGCTAACCTAATAAAGATTAGACTTGTGCGATGATCAGAGGAGGTCCGCTCGTGTGCGCGCTCTCCGGCAGAAATATCTCTGCTCTGGCTCACATTCCGATAAGGGATCCAGCTCTCCGTGTAGGCGTGGTTTTCCCAGGCTTTTAAAACAGCAGCTGCTATTTACCTTCCCCTCTAATGTAAACCACCGCCGCCGCTGCCACTTCCCTCCCCTCCATCCGCGCGCTCTCCTGGCCCAGCGGCCCCACGGCAGCCCGGGGGCCAAACCTCCAACCCAGCCACCCCGCGCTCATAAAACATCCTGGCACGTGCTCCACATTCACAACACCGACACACGATCAAATGCCCATAGTCACACCACAGTCCGAGGGCCACTGTGAGTAACTTGGTTTTTACGTTTTGGTTGGataatggttttgtttgtttgatattGTGTTTGGTTTAAAATACTCCGTtacaacacacaacaatgaCTTTTGGTAGGTAAAACGTAAAACCCCGAGTCATGTGAAATCTCATATATTCTCACTGATCTCACCATGTTAGTTTGTTTAAAACAGCATAAGTTTGGTTGGCTATTGTAATCACTATTATTTGGACTGTAGCCAAAGATTAAAATTGCCACATGTTAACATACGCCTAGCCTAATATATTAGGCAACATAATCAATACGTGGTCAATGTCGGTAGGTTATAAAACCAAACTTCTGGTTCAATGATGAGGGCTGATGATGGTATAAGATCAACATTGATAAGACTATAGATTCATATTAGTTAAGATCTAGGAGTCTTGGGTAGGCCTACTTGTTGATTCTGTTCGTCCTGGCGCTCGCTGTGGCGGTGCCCAGTCAGCGGCTCTACTGTTAATATGTAAACGCTGCGATGATTGAAGACTGAAGGCAGTTTCCCCGGCTGTGCCCTGAACCCGGGCCGCGTGCCATTGGCCGCCAGCACCAGTGGCCAAACAACCAATGGGAGGGCGCCGACCACGAGCCGTCCTCCCTCGGGCCGCGTGTCCCTCGCTCTGATTGGTGGAAAGTTACTGTGGGAAAGAAAGTTTGGGAAGTTTCACACGAGCCGTTCGCGTGCAGTGCGAGATATAAATAGGCGCCACACGCGGAGAGCCTCACAGAGAGTCTTCTCCACTCGCCTCAGCATCCAGCGCCGCGCGCACACGGATCTAACTTATCTCAGGAGTTCTTCAGCGTCAGCGAGGACACTGTAAACATCCCGAGCTGACACTCACCATTATAGCCATTTTGTACTACACTGGAACCTAATTTGCCTTGGTTATTGGGATTTTTCCAAAAAGAAGATGCCTGCAGATATGATGGAAAAAACGTCCTCTTCTCCGGTCGCTGCTACCCCGGCCAGCATGAATACGACCCCCGACAAGCCGAAAACAGCATCTGAACACCGAAAGGTCAGTATTCGGAGTTTGTTTTGAtgtaatttttaaataaacgaACCGAAAACACTTGTATCCAAGCGTCTCCTCAACTTGCACTTTTACGCACGAAGTTAAAATGTACCGATCATATTTTCACAGTCATCCAAACCTATTATGGAAAAAAGGAGACGAGCCAGGATCAACGAAAGTTTGGGACAGCTGAAGACGCTGATTTTGGATGCGCTCAAAAAAGATGTAAGTTGTTGTCATGATTTTCTTAACAGATATATTTATATCAGAGAAACATCGAGATTAGTGCATCATTCTGTGCGCAATTCTAACCATGCGTGTTTATATGATACAGAGCTCTAGACACTCGAAGCTAGAGAAGGCTGACATCCTAGAGATGACGGTAAAGCATCTGCGGAACCTACAGCGAGCTCAGATGACCGGTAAGTCCCGGAGACTATCTGTCTCGTGATGCGTCTGCATCCGTGTCCTAGTGTGACCCCCTTCAATATACAATGTAACTAAATATGTCTGTTTTGTACAGCCGCTCTGAACAACGACCCGACGGTGCTGGGCAAGTACCGCGCTGGATTCAGCGAGTGCACAAATGAAGTCACTCGATTCCTGTCCACTTGTGAAGGCGTCAACACTGAAGTCAGGACGCGGCTTCTCGGACACCTGGCCAACTGCATGACTCAAATAAACGCCATTAACTACCCCAGCCAGCATCAGCACCAAATTCCTCCCAATGCCGGTCCCACGCACCCATCCTTTGGCCAGTCTATGGTGCAGATCCCCGGGTCATCTCCGCAGGTGCTTCCCATCAACCCGTGCAAAGGAGCGCCCTCTCCTGCGAGTTTACCGCCAGAAGCCACTAAAGTCTATGGTGGTTTCCAAATCGTGCCTGCCACAGACGGACAGTTTGCCTTTCTCATACCTAACGCAGCGTTTGCTGCAAACGGTCCCGTTATCCCGGTTTACGCCAACAACGTGAGCACGCCAGTGCCTGTGCCTGCAGCGGTGTCTCCTGGTGTCCCGTCAGGCAACACAGACTCAGTGTGGAGACCGTGGTGAAAGGCGCAACTGCTCACACAGACTTTAAAATGACACTTTCAATTCTATTTGTTTAATGTTAGAAagttttgaatatgttttgtaaATGAAGAGTATGCACTATA contains:
- the her6 gene encoding hairy-related 6, which encodes MPADMMEKTSSSPVAATPASMNTTPDKPKTASEHRKSSKPIMEKRRRARINESLGQLKTLILDALKKDSSRHSKLEKADILEMTVKHLRNLQRAQMTAALNNDPTVLGKYRAGFSECTNEVTRFLSTCEGVNTEVRTRLLGHLANCMTQINAINYPSQHQHQIPPNAGPTHPSFGQSMVQIPGSSPQVLPINPCKGAPSPASLPPEATKVYGGFQIVPATDGQFAFLIPNAAFAANGPVIPVYANNVSTPVPVPAAVSPGVPSGNTDSVWRPW